The DNA window TCCAGTGTGTTTGATGTTGATCGCGCTGCACACGTTAGAACACAAGATGAAGGTTGGCGTTCATTTTTACTTCATCGTTGCCATCAGCCTCTGCACTGTTCTCATTGTATACTGTTATATTCATCTCTACTTCATCACTAAAAACTTCTGGGATATGGCGTAGTCGGTACTCCCGGGCGCGTATGACACTCCTGGCGCACACTCTGTTGCTCATGATGTATTTTGTACCCACGTTGGTCTTTGCCGTGGAGCTGGCTCTTTTAAAGGAAGAAAGCGTGGATCTTGTGGGAGTGTGGATTAACTTGGTGAATATGTGCATACTGATGTTGCTTCCACGCTGTTGCACTCCTTACCTGTACATCCTGCGCTATCACGAGATTTACGAGACTGTCCAGCAGGTGTTTTGGAAGAAGCGACACCTAAGTCAGAGGAGTGCAGCCTAGAACTGGACTTGAAGCAGAGCAGGCCTGCACAATAACTGTATCTGGTTGCTCTGTCGTTGGAGGATTCCTTAGCAAAAGAGGGAATTTAAGACACCTGAGCCAGAAAGAGATCTCAAAAGatactttttatgttttagtattcattttagtacatttttattaaagcattttaacatgAAAGTATATTAAGAATGTTTTggtcttttttatattttcatatttaaactaAAGATACGTGCTGTTATTCATCataacataattatataaaatgcaaCTGAGGGAATCTCGCAAAGAAATTATACTAAGAcctaattacaaataataataatagttgtttatAAATCGGTCTTGATTTTATTCATgcaaaatctatatttttcttttcttcacttCCTTTCATTGTGAGATTTCCCCAGTTATATAGGTTGATATGCATGCCCACAATATTGATTCAAACTCTTGTGTGCAAAGCATAATGCTGTTTTGTTCTCTTGGCAagataaataaatttacatttaaggaTTTTTACACGATTGTGTCTTTCTCCAATTTCCTGTAAGCGTTCAATGTTTAACCAGGAGAAGCACTTAGTCCTCTAAGTTAAACAAtcagtcaatccaaaaataagagtGTAAATGTTACGCAACACTTCTGATTCTAGGAATACATATCAATATTTATGCCTTGGTGCAAAATCCCTGAGTGTCATTCTGATCCATTTAGCTGTGAAGTGATGTTTACCCGTTTCTCCTTCTCCATGGAAACCATTTACAAGTTTGCCTGTGACAAATCCACATCTGTCCCGTAAACCACTTACTACAGTCGGCAGGAAGGGGGAAGGAGAGACACATTTACCTTCATCCCTGGATTGGACAGACAAACACATGCCAAGAGATGGAAACTCTAATGGAGGGAAAGTCGGAGCTATTCTATCTAGCTGCAGAAGACCTATTTTTATCTCTGCTTTGTTCGTTTGGCAATTGGTACAACAAGTCGGGTCGAGCTGAGTTTCACATACGTTCTTCTAAGTTCTCAAACTCCTCTGAAAGCCCAGCGGAGATGTTTGCGCACGAGTGGCAAGGATTCCTCCCTCCCTGCCACATGAAGGTGCTTCAGCTGTGCCCCATTTTGGCCTTCCTGGCCATTCTGCTGATCACTCCGGTTCTTCTAGTTCGTATCCTGTCACGAGGTGACCTGCGGCAGCAGACGCGTTACCTCCTCCTGGCCAATGTTCTCTTCAGTGACCTGCTCTTTGTTTGCATGAACATCCTGAGTGCCTGCATCAATTTAGCCGGTGTGTTGATGACGGAGTGGCCGTGTGCCGTGCTGCTCTTCCTCTCTGCGGTTTTATACAGCTCTGGGGTACTAAGCATTACAGCAATGGTACTGGATACCTGCTTTGCAGTGTTAGCCCCCTTTCGCTACCTGGCACTGTGGCCTGTGTCACGGACCTATGGAGCAATTGTTGCCATCTGGGTCATCTCTGTATTTTTTCCTGCAGCAGCTGTCGGCATGTTTTTGTGGTACCATAGTACAACCCCTTGCGCCCTCCACCTCTGCTCCCTTCCTTTGCTGATGGTTTTGACCGTAAGCCACTTCCGCCCACTGCGTGTCTCCATGCTGCTGACGGTCATGGGTATCATTTTCATCCTCCTCCTAGTGTTGTCTGGTTACCTCATCCTCTACTTTTGTACCCGTAGTTCAGGCGTTTGGAAGGGCGAGACCTCATCTCGTGCTAGAGGAACATTTCTCATCCATTATCTCCACCTATTCCTGGCTTTCTGTCCCCTGCTGGTTTTGATGATTGAGCTGATGCTTTGTCACAACAGCGAGACTATGGACCCCAAAGCAAGCCTGTGGATGTCCTTGGTTGTGTGTAACGTCTTGCTCATCCTGCCCAAAGCCTTAGCGCCATACCTGTATGGGCTCCGCTATAGAGAACTGTGCAACGTGCTGTTCCAGTTCTTTCATCTGAATAGGCCAACTACTATCACACCTGTGATATAAATAGGCTTATTTGAACTTGtgaaaaagacttttaaaaaggTGTTGCTGAGCATTTCATCAACCAGTTAGAAATGCCAGTTAAAACATGAAAATCTGTAATGATGCTCAACTGGGGTTTTGTAAGTAATAAtatgatatgtcacaaaaatatGTGAGAATAATGTACATTTAGTTGTGGTAATAATGGCATGTATTGTGTTAAATATGATGTGTGTATTTACTTATGGTATTCACTGTGTATTTTGGTTACTAAGAACTCAATTTCTAGcgtatcaataataataaaaaaaatattatactgtaAGTCTGCCTTCCCAGCCTTCATACTTCTTCAGTCAGTAGCAccgttataaatatatttaagatttacTACTTTAAACCCTATCAGAAATAACTATAATTATGGAGCTTTACAATTGGTGTAATAGCCTTTAAAAATCTCTCATTTtgcttatttttgtattattacatCGGTAGCTTAAACTAAGTTACTATATTTTATCGTAGAGACGATACTGTACGTATTTTGACAGAAACGAAGTTATGTAAACTATTGTCATTTCGTGATAAGCGAGCACGTGTATTGTTAAAACGTTTTTTACACATATTTGCGTAATTTGAAAGATtcctgtaaaaaatattaaataaaacttacCAGATACTTAACTTAATCCTCACTGTTCtcctgtaatttaaataaaaatgcccgCGAAACACTGGTAGGATTAGTTAAAATAACCACAAGATGGCGCTATTGGCGTCTTTGAGTAAAGATGAGTTCGTCTAGAAGTTTTATGAAGGCgagtttttgtaaatgtatttaatcaaatagtttttactaaatatactgtatactgtacattGTATCATTCACAAATAAttctttaattatatatactTCAGGTTAAAACAGGGAGATCAAGTTTCTAGTTATGCGTCACGTTTTTTTCCATCTCTCAATCTGTCCGGAGAACTAAGttacttgtttttttgtgtgtgtgtgtttagttttttttaatcaaggcGTCTTTCTACAGTTACATAAAGAAAGGGAAGCAGTGCCAACAACACCACCATTTTATTGAACTGTACAAAACATGTTATACATGTAAAACTAGCAATACATTCTAATCTAAAATCGTTACATAATTTATAACGTCAGACAACACTTTTGGCTTTGGGACcgttgaaaatgttttaaagtttgCCGTGACAACAATAAGACACAACGTCTTCGTTCATAGTCgggtttttttgtttgcaaacaaCGATCAGCAACCACATGGAAATTCTCCCGCAATGAATTCTGGAATATGATGTTCTTTTGCTGGGTTTAAGGACTTATGAAACGGCGacagaactacatttcccatgaacacATTTCCCTTGAACAGCTGACAAAACAGAAGTACGAAGCCTGTGTGTGCATTCTTTGTGCCAGAACACGCAGAGAGAGACGGACGATAACAAAGAAAGCTTAACAGTGACAGCACAAGTGCTCACGCTTATGGATCTCTTTTTTAGAAACAGccggatttgtttgtttgtatttactTTTAAGGATCTTTAACCCTTACTATTAAATTTGATGTTTGGCAGAAAGTTGGTCTCCTGTGGATAAGGTGagaaaaataatgcttttatatGAGCAATTTCAGTGATTGATTTTAAACTATGGATTGAGACTTAATCCATGTTTGTTTATGGCGCTTTTTCCTATGTGTAGTTGAATATATCTTAATATTTGCTTATGTCTAAATAATGCAATCTATAATgtgtgaatataatatataatatacatatacatatgtgcaTAAAAcatggtgtgtctgtgtgtgtttatatatatcactttttaatagaattattatcatttgtattttaatttttactcTGAATCTCGTACTGAGATCATTTCTGCTGGCAGCTCTTAGGTTTGATACAGAATGTTTATTTAGAAACTACAACTACTATAAATCTCTGGTAGATCACCTTGAACCTGCAACAAAACCGCTGGGATGATTATTGAAACATAATGTCTGGACTAGGTTTCACCCAGCTTCAACTCATGAGTTTTTAGACCATCTAAAAAACAATTGTCATCTTAAAATGGATTTTTCTGCAGGCTATTTAGAAATCTGGTCTCTCTAAACACCTTGTGATTctttgtctgtggtttaaaaccTTTTAATGAGTATAAATCGCACATAATTCATCTCATTTATATTATGTCATCATTTGAGTCCGCATGTGGCATGTTTTCCTGTCAAACCGCTTCAGCTGTGGAGGAAATATTGAGCAACCATTCATGTTCCTTTATTTCTACTTCCACAACAAAACAAACCTGAGTGACTTCAAAAAAAGATTGCGCAAACTCTCCCTCTTtcttgctcactcactcactttatCTCTCAGCCACAAAGAATCAGTGGTCTTTTTATATCAGTGCACTATTCTCTTGAGGAatagtttcttttgtttttttctttactggTCACATGTCCTGACGTATTTCAGTGTGCTCTAGTTATGAACTCAGTGCCTGTGCTTTCTGTTATGATTTAGCagtaatttgcttttttttttatttacctaaaacatttgtattctttttttttctatagcactcataatacaatttaaataacactaatattcacattttccttaatataatgaataatagcctaactGTACATTAATGTAGTCTACATCAGGTTTCCCTAATAAATTGCCTGCAGGAGAAAAATATTTGGCCGTTCTTATTTCAAGTAATGTGCCATGAAATTTCAAACGCAGCAGAAAGTGACATTGTGTTTTCACGGCATGCAAGCGGTGTGGTGCAACGCAACAAAATACAATCGAATCCATCAGTGATGATGTCTACAGTGGATGTGGCGACATAAAACAAATCCACAGCAGTAGACTTCTGCCTCGTTctatttatgatgtactgacacaaagttAAAATGATTTGCAATGCTTTGTCGTGTCCAGACGCGATGTGACAGCAAAAACATGACGAgtgtgaagaaaagaaaaaagtgcacATGGAAAATAGATGATTAAAATGTATGTGGATTCCATCTTTGTCATA is part of the Carassius auratus strain Wakin chromosome 27, ASM336829v1, whole genome shotgun sequence genome and encodes:
- the LOC113045395 gene encoding probable G-protein coupled receptor 148, producing the protein METLMEGKSELFYLAAEDLFLSLLCSFGNWYNKSGRAEFHIRSSKFSNSSESPAEMFAHEWQGFLPPCHMKVLQLCPILAFLAILLITPVLLVRILSRGDLRQQTRYLLLANVLFSDLLFVCMNILSACINLAGVLMTEWPCAVLLFLSAVLYSSGVLSITAMVLDTCFAVLAPFRYLALWPVSRTYGAIVAIWVISVFFPAAAVGMFLWYHSTTPCALHLCSLPLLMVLTVSHFRPLRVSMLLTVMGIIFILLLVLSGYLILYFCTRSSGVWKGETSSRARGTFLIHYLHLFLAFCPLLVLMIELMLCHNSETMDPKASLWMSLVVCNVLLILPKALAPYLYGLRYRELCNVLFQFFHLNRPTTITPVI